The Apium graveolens cultivar Ventura chromosome 6, ASM990537v1, whole genome shotgun sequence genome contains a region encoding:
- the LOC141667378 gene encoding lactoylglutathione lyase GLX1, with translation MAESEATPVVPSSELLEWPKKDKRRFLHAVYRVGDLDRTIKFYTEGFGMKLLRKRDIPEEKYSNAFLGFGPEESQFVVELTYNYGVDKYDIGTGFGHFAIATPDVYKFVENARAKGGNVSREPGPVKGGTSIIAFVKDPDGYAFEIIQRASTPEPLCQVMLRVGDLDRSINFYEKALGMKMLRKIDRPEQKYTLAMMGYADEYETIVLELTYNYGVTEYTKGNAYAQVAISTEDVYKSGEVVNHVTQELGGKITRQAGPIPGINTKILAFLDPDGWKTVMVDNEDFLKELK, from the exons ATGGCTGAATCTGAAGCTACACCTGTTGTTCCGAGCAGCGAGTTGTTGGAATGGCCCAAGAAGGACAAACGCAGGTTCTTACATGCTGTGTATCGCGTTGGTGACCTTGATCGCACAATTAA GTTTTATACTGAAGGTTTTGGGATGAAGCTTTTGAGGAAGAGGGATATTCCGGAAGAGAAGTACTCAAATGCCTTTCTCGGGTTTGGCCCTGAGGAATCTCAGTTTGTTGTGGAGCTAACTTACA ACTATGGAGTGGATAAATATGACATCGGAACAGGCTTCGGACATTTTGCTATTGCAACTCCAGAT GTGTACAAATTTGTTGAGAATGCAAGAGCCAAGGGTGGCAATGTGTCGAGGGAGCCTGGTCCTGTCAAAGGTGGAACAAGTATTATTGCTTTTGTCAAAGATCCTGATGGCTATGCTTTTGAAATCATTCAAAGAGCTTCTACTCCTGAACCACTCTGTCAAGTCATGCTTCGTGTTGGTGACCTAGATCGTTCTATCAACTTCTACGAAAAG GCTTTGGGAATGAAAATGTTAAGGAAGATTGATAGACCCGAGCAAAAG TACACTCTAGCCATGATGGGTTATGCTGATGAATATGAAACAATTGTTTTGGAGTTGACATATAACTACGGAGTGACAGAATATACCAAAGGAAATGCATATGCACAG GTTGCTATCAGTACCGAAGATGTTTACAAAAGTGGTGAGGTTGTCAACCATGTGACCCAAGAGCTTGGAGGGAAGATTACTCGGCAGGCAGGACCAATCCCTGGAATTAATACCAAGATTTTAGCTTTTTTGGATCCAGATGGTTGGAAGACA GTTATGGTGGACAATGAGGATTTTCTGAAAGAACTGAAGTAG
- the LOC141664898 gene encoding uncharacterized protein LOC141664898, with protein sequence MKNVAVTEVRSWCHVGREDDIHALLECSFAREVWEAVGLQQWVAVRNNDTVLKVLKRVFNAGTGDQGLMVGLLCWSIWCRRNKWVWDKVSMSVFSVRAMAMNLLADDWNRAREDDCKYKNPQPGGTMHWCKPPLGWVKVNVDATCKP encoded by the coding sequence ATGAAAAATGTTGCTGTGACAGAGGTTCGCAGTTGGTGTCATGTGGGTAGAGAAGATGATATACATGCTTTGCTTGAATGTAGCTTTGCTAGAGAGGTTTGGGAAGCTGTTGGTTTACAACAATGGGTGGCTGTAAGAAATAATGACACAGTACTTAAGGTGTTGAAACGTGTTTTTAATGCAGGCACGGGGGATCAGGGGCTTATGGTGGGATTATTATGTTGGAGTATTTGGTGTCGCAGGAATAAGTGGGTCTGGGATAAAGTAAGTATGTCTGTATTTAGTGTACGAGCTATGGCAATGAACCTGTTAGCTGATGACTGGAATCGGGCAAGAGAAGATGATTGCAAGTATAAAAACCCGCAACCAGGTGGTACAATGCACTGGTGTAAACCTCCTCTAGGTTGGGTTAAGGTGAATGTTGACGCAACTTGTAAGCCTTGA